One window from the genome of Haloprofundus halobius encodes:
- a CDS encoding FAD-binding oxidoreductase, which translates to MATAAKDDKEEIEQLRGTLRGDLIQPDDPRFDDARAIYNAMIDKHPRLIARCANVADVITAVTFGRDHDLDTAIRSGGHNGAGLGTVDDGLVIDLSEMTGIRVNPEAKTVHVESGCTWGDVDHATHAFGLATVSGVVSTTGVGGLSLGGGHGYLTRKYGLTIDNLLSADVVLADGRLVHASEDENPDLFWALRGGGGNFGVVTSFEFRLYPVETVIAGPMFWPIDDLEETMRWYREWLPEQPEDVYAAYVTAEVPGDPFPEELHGEKVCGLVWCCLESEAETEAALQSARDAAEPIFEHVGTMPYPALQSLFDDLLPPGDQWYWKGDFVRDLTDEAIAEHQCFAEVPTRQSGMHLYPIDGAVNRVDRDETAWSRRDVNWSMVIFGVDGDPANRDLITEWAHDYWEAVHPHTAGGAYVNFMMEEGRDRIRATYGDNYERLQEVKAKYDPENFFHVNQNIEPAS; encoded by the coding sequence ATGGCAACAGCAGCAAAAGACGATAAAGAGGAGATCGAGCAACTACGGGGAACGCTTCGCGGTGATTTGATTCAACCCGACGATCCGAGGTTCGACGACGCGCGCGCCATCTACAACGCGATGATTGACAAGCATCCGCGGCTGATCGCCCGGTGTGCGAACGTTGCGGACGTGATTACAGCTGTGACCTTCGGACGCGACCACGATCTCGACACGGCGATTCGGAGCGGTGGCCACAACGGTGCCGGTCTGGGCACGGTCGACGACGGACTGGTCATTGACCTCTCGGAGATGACCGGCATCCGCGTCAATCCTGAAGCGAAAACCGTCCACGTTGAATCCGGCTGCACCTGGGGTGACGTCGATCATGCCACGCACGCCTTCGGGCTGGCAACGGTGAGTGGGGTGGTTTCGACGACTGGCGTCGGCGGGCTGTCCCTGGGCGGCGGTCACGGCTACCTCACTCGAAAGTACGGGCTGACCATCGACAATCTGCTGAGTGCAGATGTCGTGCTGGCCGACGGCCGTCTGGTTCACGCGAGTGAAGACGAGAACCCCGACCTGTTCTGGGCGCTGCGCGGCGGCGGCGGGAACTTTGGCGTCGTCACCTCATTCGAATTCCGGCTCTACCCGGTGGAGACGGTCATCGCCGGGCCGATGTTCTGGCCGATCGACGACCTTGAAGAGACCATGCGGTGGTACCGCGAGTGGTTGCCGGAGCAACCGGAGGACGTGTACGCCGCCTACGTGACTGCCGAGGTGCCGGGCGATCCCTTCCCTGAGGAACTCCACGGTGAGAAGGTCTGCGGGCTCGTGTGGTGCTGTCTCGAGTCGGAAGCGGAGACCGAAGCCGCGCTCCAATCGGCACGGGACGCCGCCGAGCCGATCTTCGAACACGTCGGAACAATGCCGTACCCGGCGCTCCAGAGCTTGTTCGACGATCTCCTTCCGCCGGGTGATCAGTGGTACTGGAAAGGTGACTTCGTGCGCGACCTAACCGACGAGGCCATCGCCGAGCATCAGTGCTTTGCCGAAGTGCCGACGCGACAATCAGGGATGCATCTCTACCCCATCGATGGCGCCGTCAACCGCGTGGACAGGGACGAGACCGCCTGGAGCCGCCGCGACGTCAACTGGTCGATGGTCATCTTCGGCGTGGATGGGGATCCGGCCAACCGCGATCTGATCACCGAGTGGGCCCATGATTACTGGGAGGCGGTCCATCCACACACGGCCGGCGGAGCGTACGTGAACTTCATGATGGAGGAGGGACGAGACCGGATTCGAGCCACCTACGGCGACAACTACGAACGACTGCAGGAGGTCAAGGCGAAATACGATCCGGAGAACTTCTTCCACGTGAACCAAAACATCGAGCCGGCGTCATGA
- the ribB gene encoding 3,4-dihydroxy-2-butanone-4-phosphate synthase, whose protein sequence is MSRFERAEPSRSAGVQRDPSMSESNHRSSVEIREAVRALRAGDPVLIHDAADREGETDLVYPAWAVTPAAIKRLRTDAGGLVCVAVAERVARQWDLPFVQEALDHPAAANHDLGYDERSSFSLTVNHRDTYTGITDNDRALTISTIGATAAAPETIDFPATFRTPGHVHLLRAAPNLLADRQGHTELGIVLAEAAALPPAVVVCEMLSDETGRARSPAAAKAYANRTGYPYVEGKHLIERFG, encoded by the coding sequence ATGAGTCGCTTCGAGAGGGCCGAGCCGTCCCGCTCAGCGGGAGTACAGAGAGACCCATCCATGTCCGAGAGTAACCACCGGTCGTCGGTCGAAATCCGTGAGGCGGTCAGGGCCCTCCGCGCCGGTGATCCGGTGTTGATTCACGACGCCGCTGATCGGGAGGGAGAGACGGATCTCGTCTATCCCGCGTGGGCGGTCACACCCGCGGCCATCAAGCGGCTCCGTACTGACGCAGGCGGACTCGTCTGTGTTGCAGTGGCCGAGCGGGTGGCCCGGCAGTGGGATCTGCCGTTCGTTCAGGAGGCGCTCGATCACCCCGCGGCTGCGAACCACGACCTCGGGTACGACGAGCGCTCGTCGTTCTCATTGACGGTAAATCACCGCGATACCTACACAGGTATCACAGACAATGACCGCGCTCTGACCATCTCCACCATCGGGGCGACCGCTGCGGCCCCCGAGACGATCGACTTTCCGGCAACGTTCCGCACGCCCGGCCACGTCCACCTGCTTCGCGCAGCGCCCAACTTGCTGGCCGACCGGCAGGGACATACAGAACTCGGCATCGTACTGGCGGAGGCAGCGGCTCTACCACCGGCTGTGGTCGTCTGCGAGATGCTTAGCGACGAGACCGGTCGGGCACGATCGCCGGCCGCTGCGAAGGCGTACGCTAATCGTACAGGGTACCCTTACGTGGAAGGTAAACACCTTATCGAGCGATTCGGATAA
- a CDS encoding alpha/beta fold hydrolase encodes MPYIYCNGADLYYEDHGQGHPIIFLHGVMCSLRFFELQLTGLSDEYCTVAVDFRGHGRSEKTELGHTVAQYARDLHTFLEQQNLEDVVIVGWSMGAFVSWDYVEQFGTERIRGLVDVDIEASRFQ; translated from the coding sequence ATGCCGTACATCTACTGTAACGGGGCAGACCTCTATTACGAGGACCACGGCCAGGGCCACCCAATCATTTTTCTTCACGGCGTGATGTGCAGTCTCAGGTTTTTCGAACTGCAGTTAACTGGCCTCTCGGACGAGTACTGCACAGTTGCCGTCGATTTCAGAGGGCACGGCCGGTCGGAGAAGACGGAACTCGGACACACCGTCGCGCAGTACGCCCGCGATCTCCATACCTTCCTCGAACAGCAAAACCTTGAGGATGTCGTCATAGTTGGGTGGTCGATGGGGGCCTTCGTTTCGTGGGATTACGTGGAACAATTCGGCACCGAACGGATACGAGGGCTGGTTGATGTCGATATTGAGGCGTCCCGGTTCCAGTAG
- a CDS encoding alpha/beta fold hydrolase — MSFAERFTEQVFSNPTTELKTLQLDETSRTPAPIKSAILFDALTRDYRTVLPEIDVPMLVCAGTTETRGPGTVAAVRHVADLVPDAAFELFEASGHYPPLEQPERFNRVLSQFVDSL, encoded by the coding sequence ATGAGCTTCGCCGAACGCTTCACGGAGCAAGTCTTCTCGAACCCCACCACCGAGCTGAAAACGTTACAGCTCGACGAGACGTCTCGGACACCGGCACCGATCAAAAGCGCCATCCTATTCGACGCGCTCACGCGCGATTACCGGACCGTTCTCCCCGAAATCGATGTCCCGATGTTGGTGTGCGCCGGTACGACCGAAACACGGGGACCGGGGACCGTCGCGGCAGTGAGGCACGTTGCGGACCTCGTCCCGGACGCCGCGTTCGAACTCTTCGAAGCCAGCGGCCACTATCCGCCTCTTGAGCAGCCCGAGCGGTTCAATCGCGTCTTGAGTCAATTCGTAGACTCGCTGTGA